The sequence GTATCGTTTGGGATTCTCACGCAGGTCGGTCAGGAGTTTTTCCAGGCTGGCCGTAGTTTTGTTGACGTTACTGTAGAGCGCTTCATCGGATGTTAATTTACCTAAAGAACCGCGTCCGCTAGTAATGTCACCCAGAATATGTTGCAGATTTTCGATCGTTTTGTTGACACTGACGAGTGTTTGCTTCAATTGAAGCCCCTGAAGCGAATCGGCAAATGTGTCGGCTTTGGCCAGAATAGGCTTGAGTTGCTTCTCGGTTTCGATCAGTGATGCCGACAATCGGTTAACGTTTGCCAGCGTTGCCTGTAAACCAGCACGGTTCTCGGCAACAGTCAGGCCAAGCGCGCCAACCGCAGCATTAGCGCTTTTTAGCGTTTGATTAAGCACAACACCCGTTTGGTCGAACTGAGCCACCACCCGGTTTAACTGGTAGGTCAGCGAATCAACGTTGTTTAATACGGGTAATGTTTTTTCCCGGATTAGCGAGGAAAGTCCCGATTCTTTAGCTGCAACCAGTTTGCCACCATCTTCTATTTCCGGCGCTCCGGGATTTATGCTGAGCATGATATTTTTCCCGCCCAGCAAACCATCATCGGCCAGAATGGCTTTTGACCCTTTCGTCACACGAATGTCATTTCGAAGCTCAAGAGTGACAAGCAATTTGTTGCCCTGTTCCTGTAAAATCTCGATGCGCTTAACCTGACCAACCGATAACCCATTGATACGTACTGGGTTGGATGCTGTTAGCCCATCAATATTATCGTAAATGACCTGATACTTGCGGGTAGTAGAGAAAAAGTCAGAACCTTTCAAAAATTCGAATCCGAAATAGAGCATCATCAGGGAGATGACGGCAAGCAAACCAACCTTTACTTCCTTAGAAATTTTCATGCGTGTGAGAAGGAGAACAACCCTTTGGGCCTCGCCAATCAATTTGATTGAAGGTATAACCAACTTTAGCGGCCGTTTGTCCCGCGAAGATGGGATTTTCCATGAACGGTTGAAAGTAGGTAATTAGTAGCCTTCTGTAGATGGTCTACAGCGAGCAGTGAGTGGTGTTGATAATCAATTAATTCGTGTAGATTGTACACTCCCCATTGAAGCTGTCAAGGGCTTGTTATAACCTTACCCCTCCGCTTCAATCTCCTGCTTATATTGAGCAAAGGCTTTACAGATGGCAGTGGTAATTTCTTCCTGACCTTCTTCTGACCGTAGGTAATCTTCCTCATCTGGATTGGTCAAATAACCACTTTCGATCAGAACGCTGGGCATTGTAGTTTTCCAGAGCACAATAAAACCTGCCTGTTTAACCCCATTACTCTTCCGGCTGGCATTCTGGCGGAAACTACGCTCCAGCTTTTCGGCAAAATTTATGCTGCTGGCTATAAATGCGTGTTGATAATTAGCCAGCATAATGGTTGCTAAGGGCGAGTTCGGATTAAAGCCCTTATAAGTTTGCTGGTAATTCTTTTCCTGTAGAATTACGGCATTTTCGCGCCGTGCCACGTCGAGGTTACTTTGGGTTCTATGCAGACCCAATGTATAGGTTTCGGTGCCATAGACCCGGCTGCTGGACGGGCTGGCGTTGCAGTGAATGGAAATAAATAAATCGGCCCGATTGCGGTTTGCAATGGCACCCCGTTCGTATAAATCGACGAAATGGTCCGAAGTCCGCGTATAAATGACCCGTACGTTTGGATACTTATCCTTAATTTTACGCCCTAATTGCAGAATCAAATTTAAGTTGATCGTTTTTTCTTTGGCGTAACGACCATGAGTACCCGGATCTTTGCCGCCGTGCCCCGCGTCAAGTACAATTGTACGAACTTGGTTGGGAGCATTGGCAGAAACTTCGGGTTCTTGGGTACCAGCCCGACGAGCTGTATCCTGATTCAGATCCTGCATTAAAGCAGTGGGAGCAGGAAGTACAGTGAGTGCCAGCAATGGCAGGGCTACCAACAGTAATGTTGTCACTTTTCCGGGAGCCGGGAACGTGAACCGAACACGTGTTGATTTAATAATTTTTAACAGCTGAAAACGTTTCAAGGCGATAGCGGGATAACTGTTCGTGAATACCTTTGTAAGCCATGGGTTTAGTACCGCTATGGCAAATATAATTTTTTTGATAAAACTCAAAAAAGGACACTTTATTTTACGGTCCCCGCTCATACGAGTTGTAATCTGCTTCCTTTGGACAGTCCTGTCGTTCAGCGCACTGGGGCAGAGCCAGCCGACGCTTAAGCGATCGGTTAAAGACACTATACCCACAGGCCCTGCTGCGACAAAACGGAAGCTGGTTTCTCCATCGGTTAAATCAACGCGACCTCTGGCAGCCACCACGACAACAGACGCGATCAAAGCAAGTAATTTGAACCGTGCATTGAACCCACCATCGGCTGTTCTAAATCGGCTGGGGGCTGGTTTGTCACGGTCCGCTTCTACGCAAGCTACTAAACCTCAGGCGAATACTTCATCGTCTAATCCAATTAACCGCGCAACCCGATCGACCAAACTAGTGCGCGATACACTCAAAGGTCGTCAACCAAATCGTGTAGCCGTTAAAAAAGATAGCCTACGGTCCCGATCGATTAAAACGACTCCAGCCGTTCGGTCGCAATCTGTCGGAAGTCAGCAAGTAATACCACCAGTTACTACGTCTGTGCAGCGCCCTGCTGATACACCCACTGTTGGGCCAACAGGAAGTACGCCCGCAGCGCGCTCATCGGCCAACAATCCTACGTCCGTTTCACCAACCAGCACCACCACAACGCCAGCCAGCAAGACGGCAATCGCAACCATTCCTCGTTCGCAAACGGTTCCGGTCGGTAAAACCCAGATCCGTCCGGGCATTGTATCACCCAATATTGTTCGTCCGCAGAGCAACACGGTTATTGCGCCTGACTCTGCCCGGATTGCTGCCGGTGACACTGCCAAAGCCGACTCGCTCAAAAGTGCTGACTCTTTTGCAACCACTGTCAAGTATCAGGCCAAAGATTCAACGATCTATGCTGCAGATGGACAAACAGTCGAATTGTTTGGGGAAGCCAGCGTTATTTATGGCGATATCTCCCTCAAGGCAGAATATATACGTCTGAATTATATTACTAACGAGGTATACGCTAAAGGTCGGTATGATTCAACGTCAAAAAAATGGATTGGCCGACCTGTTTTTCAGGATGGCGAAGGGAAATATGACACCAAAGAGATCCGCTATAATTTCAAATCCAAAAAAGGGAAGATACAGGGCGTCATTACGCAGCAGGGCGAAGGGAATGTTCGCGGGCAGAACGTAAAGAAAGATGCTGAAGATAATCTGTACATCGGTAAAGCGATTTACACGACCTGTAATCTGGAGACACCGCACTTTCACATCAATGCCAGCAAATTAAAGGTCGTTCACAACAAACAGGTAGTGGCGGGGCCATTTAATCTGGTCATTAATCAGATACCGTTGCCGCTTGGCCTCCCGTTTGGTTTCTTTCCGTTTCCAAAGAAAAAAGACATTGGCGTATCCGGTATCCTGGTGCCAACCTATGGCGAAGAACCGAATGGACGCGGGTATTATCTTCGGGATGGGGGATATTACTGGGCCGTCAGTGAAAATCTTGGGCTACAGTTCAAAGGGCAGATTTATTCGAGAGGAAGCTGGGGACTGGGGGTTGCATCAGCCTATAACAAGCGCTATCGGTACAGCGGTAGTGTGAACCTGGCCTTTAATCGCAACCGCTCCGGCGACCGGGTGGATACCTCTCAGACGCCCCGGAATGACTTCTCGTTTACATGGTCGCACTCACCTGTGCCTCGGGGGCGAGGGAGCTTTTCGGCCAATGTTAACGTCAGTAGCAACAGCTATAACCAATTTAACTCCGGCACAGGCAGCAACGCTTATATCTCCAACGTGGCGGGGTCGTCGGTGCAGTATAGCCGCCAGTTCGGGCAGTATGCACGGGCGGGCGCTAACATCCGGGTAAACCAGCAGTTTGGGCAGGTAAACCCACAAACGCTCATTCGTGAAAATGGTAAAACGGATGTGTCTTCGGATTTCAACTTCGGTATCAATCAGATTGCGCCCTTTGCACTTAAAGGGGGAACAGGGCGTTGGTATGAAAGCTTCCGCGTTGGACTAGACGTTAGCGGTTCCATCGGTATCAGTAACACCATCCGCACGCAGGTCGATACCAGTGGTTTGGGCTTTCCCGTTGTTACAGACCTAAGAACAATCAGCAGTGTCCAGCGGGCATTGGACAGTATTGCGCGGGCAACGGCTATCCGAAATGGCGTACCAGAACCCGATCCGAACCTGATTGCATTTAACATGCAGAACCTGAACCGGATCTGGCAAAATCGTACCATTCAGGCTAATTACAGCATTCCTATTTCATTACCGAACTTTAAACTTCTTCGCTACATAAACCTCACGCCAGGGTTTTCATTACAGGGTAGCATTTATACCAAGAAGCTCAAGTACACGTATTTAGGTTACCAAAACACAGTAGCAATCGACCCAGCTACGGGGCTGTATTTATCGGATCGGAATAAGGTTCGGATCGACACGATGCGGGGTTTCTTCCCGTCCTATAATTTTTCGGCTAACGTGAGTATGAACACGCGCTTCTATGGCACGTATTTCATCCGGGGAAAGCGTATTGAAGCCATTCGTCATACGGTAGCGCCTTCCATTTCTTTCAGCTATGTTCCTGACTTTACCAATCCATCATTTGGCCAGTTTCAGGTTTTATCCGGCGAAGGAAGTCTCGCGAGTCTGCCCGAATACCGCCGGACGCTATCGGTATTTCGTGGGTTGGGCGGTAGCGGTTCCAGCAGTAGCACCGAATCGGCCTTTATTACGTTTGGCATCGTGAACCAGCTGGAGATGAAGGTGCGAACGCGGGGTGATTCGGCGGGGCAGGACTTTAAGAAGATTCCAATTTTTGATAACATCAGTATCAACGGGAGCTATAATCTGCTCGCGCCCGATTATAAACTGTCGCCCATTTCAATCAGCGCCAATACGCAGATTTTCAAGAATGTTAGCTTTAACTTCTCGTCTACGTTCGATCCCTACGCATCGCGCCCTTACGGCGGAACGGCCTATTATGCACTGTTAGCCGCTACATCGGGTTCAACGGCGATTCCGCCCGATACCTATTCGCAACTCCTTCTGCGAACAATTGGCTACAGCGATCAGCAGTTCGCTCGTGTGCCAAATCTGTATGCCTTTCAGGATGGACAGGGCCTGGCACGGCTGACCAACCTCCAGGCCTATGTGAGTACGCGCCTGGCTCCCAAGCAAGCCGACAAAAAGAAAACCAGCCCGAATGCTACTGACGCGACCCTAAAGTCAATCAATAACAACCCTGAATTATACGTTGATTTTACGATTCCCTGGTCGCTCAATATCAGCTATACCTTTGGGCTAACCAAGCTGACGCCCGAAATTTCGCAGGTGATTCAGGCCCTTACCCTAACGGGAGATTTAAGTCTGACGCCTAAATGGAAAATTACATTCAACACCGGTTATGATTTCCAGTTCAACAGCCCGACGCTGACAACCATTGGCATTAATCGTGATCTGCATTGCTGGGAAATGGCCTTTAACTGGACTCCTTATTCGGGCAGTAATATTCGGTCGGGTAACTACTCGTTTGACCTGCGGGTGCGGTCTGCCATTCTTCAGGAACTCAAACTAAGCCGCCGTCGGAGTTTCTATGACACAGGCGGGTTCAGATAAACAGTATGCGGATTTCAGTAAGTAGCCTACAATGAACTGCTTACTGAAATCCGAACACTACTTATTGTTCTTCATTAATGGGCTCATTCATGATCGTGTGGCCCATCTTGTCACGCTTGGTGCGTAGATACCGCTCGTTGTAGGGATTGGATGGAATTTCGATCGGAACGGTGTCAACGATCTCCAGACCATAACCCATTAAGCCTGCCCGTTTTTTAGGATTATTCGAGATGAGCCGGAGTTTCCGGATGCCCAGATCGCGAAGTATCTGAGCACCAACGCCGTAATCGCGGGAATCCATTGGCAGACCAAGTTCAAGGTTAGCCTCAACAGTATCGCGGCCCATTTCCTGTAGTTTATAGGCCTTGAGCTTATTGAGCAGACCAATTCCCCGGCCTTCCTGAAACATATAGACCACAACGCCCTTGCCTTCCGCTTCAACCATTTCCATGGCTGCGTGAAGTTGCTGACCACAGTCGCAGCGGCATGAACCAAAAATATCGCCCGTAACGCAGGAAGAGTGGACACGTACCAGAACGGGTTCGTTGGGCTCCCAGGTGCCTTTTACCAGGGCAAGGTGTGTGTCACCCGTATTGCTTTGTTTATAGGCAATCAGATCGAAGTGGCCCCATTCCGTAGGCATATCCACGCCAATTTCGCGCCGAATCAGGGTCTCGGTTCGCAGCCGGTATTCAATTAAATCCTGAATACTAACCAGTTTCATGCCAAAACGATCGGCCATAACGCGCAATTGCGGCAGACGGGCCATAGTGCCGTCTTCGTTCAAAACTTCGATCAGAACGCCTGCGGGTGCCAGCCCTGCCAGCCGGGCCAGATCGATGGCGGCTTCGGTATGACCTGCCCGGCGAATGACTCCTCCTTCGGCCGAGCGCAACGGAAAAATGTGCCCTGGTCGGCCCAGATCTTCGGGCGTAGTGGCGGGATCAACCAGCGCCCGGATGGTCTTGGCGCGATCGGAAGCCGAGATGCCAGTCGTACAGCCATTACCCAGCAAATCGACAGAAACGGTGAAGGGGGTCGTATGAACAGAGGTGTTGCTGGTCACCATCATGTCTAATCCAAGTTCATCGCAACGCTCCTGAGTAAGAGGAGCGCACATAAGGCCACGACCTTCACGAACCATGAAATTGACCATTTCAGGCGTGATCATTTCGGCCGCGCAAATCATATCGCCTTCATTCTCGCGATCTTCGTCGTCCACTACCAATACGATTTTGCCCGCCTTAATATCAGCGATAGCATCTTCAATACGATCCAGTCGAATAGCATCCAGTTCGGGCTGATTCCCTGATTCGGTTCCGGTAATGTTGGTATTATTATTGCTCATTGGTTTGGTCGATGCGTGTAGGCGGAACTGTGCCAACTTTTAGCTTATGCGTTTATAGTTCTGGATTTTTTAGTCTATTGAATGCCCAAAACTACTTACTTTTATACTCAAAACTGTTTTTGGGAAAGATACGTTTCGCTGGACGCGAAAATGTCCGTTATGGCGTTTTTAGGAATAGAAACCGTCTTATTTCATCATTGAAAAAAACTTTACCCTTGTGCGAATTTTACGAATGTGGCCGATTGAAATTGGGGTGAAAGCCAGATGGCTATCCGCTTTCTGGACCGGCTTGTTTTTGGTTATAGGTTTAGTGGCACAGGCGCAGGACCCTAACAATAACTACTGTGTAGACCGAAAAGGAACAGCCGAAGGTGGATTCACGCTGGAAAAAGACAGGATCTGTCTTGGGGAGACGGTTAGAATAACAGCCGTACAGCCGAATGTTGTCAATGCCGGATATAATTATGAGTACAGCGGAAAAGGTATACCACTGACTCCTACAAATCTGGTTACTTATTCCGGCTATACGAAACCAGGTTCCTACACGATTATACAGGTTGGCAGTGCTGGCTCAGGATCAATTGCCTGTAAAGTCGTTACGGTATTAGCCGTTGACCCAGTTAAGTTTACAGTTAAACTATGCTCCGGGCGGAAAGCCGTTATCGTGCCTGATCAGGCTACGCTTGGGCAATACGACAAATATGAAGTATACTGGGGTGACGGTGTACGGGAACAAAAAACACGGGCCGAGATGGCTGCCCAGCCGACTCATACCTATACTGGAGCTGGATCGTCGTATACAGTAACTGTGCAGGGGCTTTATAATGCCCCAGTTGCGTGTCAACCACCCGTGGAAAGTGCTCTGATACGGCCCGTATCTACTCCGTCGGCGCCCATTATCAATGAATTAACGGTAAAGAGTGATAACTCCATATCACTAAAATATCAGTCTGATGCTACCATACCTGTTCAATTGTTGCAAAAAGATGCTTCCGGTATCTTTACGGCAAGCGGGCAAACGGGTACCGGCTCGGGCACGTTTACTGTCCAGACGGATGCCAAACAGGTTCAATGTTTTCAATTGCAGTATCAGGATGCCTGCGATAATTCGGTTGGCATTAAATCTGAACAGGTATGTAGCCTGGTGCTGGAAGCGAAAGCGGGTAACAAACAAAATGATCTTTCCTGGCAGGCTTACGCAGGCTCTACATCTGCTTCAAACACCTTCCGGGCCTATCGAATTTATAAGGGTAGTGGGCAGGCGGGTACTGTTCCTAATAGGACCACCACCGCTTATACAGATAATAATAAAATAGAATGCGGAGTACAATATTGCTATTCGCTGGAAGCAACGGTTGGCCAGACCATTATTAAATCGGCGCAAGCCTGCGTAACAGGAACGAATACCGAAAAGCCAGGAAATTTTGGTGATATTTTAGTTACCGTTCAAAATAACCATCCCTTTTTAATTGCGGCCTTGCCTACGACCAATACATCGACTAGTTATACAATGACAATAAGCCGGGCAAGTAGCCCGTCAGGTCCGTTTCAGGTCGTTGGAACAACATCTAAAAACACATTTACTGACGAGAGCGCCGATGCGTCGGCAGGTTCCTATTGTTATCAGCTGACTTATCAGAATAACTGTGGGCAGGTATCGGCTCCGTCGGAAACTGTTTGTTCGGTCTTTTTATCGTCGCAGTCGCCAACGGGTCTTGACTGGACAACCGGCTCGCCCTTTTCTCCGGGCAACGTAGCCAGTTATTCGCTTGAAGTAGTCGATTCTGTCAATAACATAAGCAAGACAATCATACTTGGCGGTAATACACATTATGAACCTGACCCGAACGATCCAAATCTGCAATCGCAGCAATACCGGGTCGTTGCCCAATCGGCTGATGGGGTGATTAGTTATTCGAATTTCTTTACATTAAGGCGCGACCCTAAAATCTTTGCGCCCGATGCCTTTACACCAAATGGCGATGGAGTTAATGATACGTTTCTGATAAGGGGAACTTTCTTTGATAAATTCAGGCTGACAATTTTCAGTCGATGGGGTGAAGTAATCTTTACAACGACCGATCGAAACCAGGGTTGGGATGGCACGATTAACGGGCAACCCGCCAATGCCGGGCAGTATATGTACCGGGTTGAAGTAATAGATTTTACCGATCAGAAAACTGTCCGTAACGGTGCGTTGTTATTAGTACGTTAGACAACGGCAGATGACTGATTTTTGCTGTTCGACGTCAAAATGTAAACGCCCAGAATCCCTTAAAAGATACCGCTATGATGGATATGTTCGGAAAAATGAAGGAAGTGCAGTCTCGGATGCAGGATGCTCAGCAGAGCCTTAGCGCCGTTACCGAAACGGGCGAGTCGGGGGCAGGGCTGGTTAAAGTCACGGTCAATGGCTTAAAAAATGTTCTGAAAATTGAGATAGACCCTGATCTGATCAAATCTCCGGCCGAAGACCGGGAAATGTTACAGGATTTGATCGTAGCTGCCACCAATAAGGCAATGGCCAATGTCGAAGTCAAAGCTCGTGAACACCTCCGAAAAGCTACTGAAGGACTATTACCAAATATTCCCGGCCTCAACCTGGACGGGCTAATGGGGTAAAGTGTTTAAGTTTGCAGTTTACAGTCGGTTTACTTCCTGCAACTGTAAAACTGCAAACTGCAAACTGCAAATTAATTTTGGATACCCTCGCAATTGTCATTCTTAATTATAACGGTCAATCTTTCTTAGCCAAGTTTCTTCCGATAGTACTTTCCTATGCTGAAGGGTACCCGGTTTATGTCGCCGATAGTGCCTCGACAGATCATTCCGTAGCCTATGTTCGGGCTACTTTCCCCAATGTTCGTCTGATTGAACTACCTTATAACGGTGGCTATGCCGGTGGTTACAATATGGCCCTTGAGTACATTCGGACTCACTACGGTGGAGCCAGGTACTATGTTCTCCCCAATTCAGATATTGAAGTAACACCCGGCTGGATCTCGCCCATATTATCACTATTGGAGGCAAATCCACAGATAGCAGCGTGTCAGCCCAAAATCCGTTCGTATAGCCAGCGCGACCAGTTCGAACATGCGGGCGCGGCTGGTGGCTTTGTCGACTGGCTTGGTTATGTTTTTTGCCGGGGGCGTATTTTTGCTACATTCGAAACCGATCATGGGCAATACGACGATAATCGGCAGGTTTTCTGGGCAACGGGCGCCTGTCTGTTCGTACGTGCCGATTTATTTCATCAGGTTGGCGGTTTCGATGCATCGTTCTTTGCCCACATGGAAGAAATAGACCTATGCTGGCGATTGCAGCGGCTTGGTTACCAGGTTTGGGCATGTGGCCAATCGACAGTTTATCATGTGGGTGGTGGTACGCTCCATAAATCGAATCCCCAAAAAACCTACCTGAATTACCGAAACAGCCTGTTCATGTTGTATAAGAACTGGCCTGCCGATGGCTGGTTGTGGGGAAAATTTCTACTACGGCTCGTATTGGATGGCGTGTCGTCGCTGCTTTTCCTGAAAGTAGGGCAATGGCGCGATGTGTTGGCGATTATCCGGGCGCACTTTGCTTTTTATCGCCATTTGCCGGAGTTACACAGGCAACGCAAAGTTTTGCTGCAGCAACAGAAAGCCGATGCTGTTCTGTATCCGCACAGCATTGTCTGGTCCTACTTTATGAAAGGGGAGAGGCTATTTAAGGAGATGCGCGATGTGTCGTCAGTTTCTCAAAACTGACAATCGTTAGGTTAGTTCCGGGAAACTGAAACTACTCAGTAATTTACAGTTCCCAGATGGTTGGATGAGCATGCCGGCGAAGATGCTTGTTCATTTCCATCCAGAAGGCCAGAATTAAATAAAGGACAACGGGCGATCCTAACGTTAGAAACGAGGTGTAGATAAAGTACAGCCGGATGCTGCTGGCCGAGATGTTCATTTTCTCTCCCAGTAACGAGCAGACCCCAAATGCCTGTTTCTCGACAAAATACCTAAGTTTATCCATACTATTTCAGCTGGCGTATGGCTCTAAAAGTTTATACGCTAATACTGCTATAACAAAGCTAACGAACGAAATCAATAGATTGTTTGCCGTTTACACAGAAAAACGCAATATATCGGGTAAAACTACCTAAAAATAGGTGCTTTTCGCCTTGAATTTGGAACAAATTTATTTACTTTGTGTTGTAGCGTGGGCAGTGGTTATTTAAACTACTGGCTTGCTATTGTCAACAAAGTCCGTTGAGTTTCAGCCAAGTATTATCTCTGCTGTATGCTTTGGTGCCTGTTTCGCGTCCTTTGTTACTCTCTGTCCCTTTGTATGTTTAATTAGTTTAATTTTTTTTAGTTTTATGCAAACAGGTGTAGTAAAGTTTTTCAACGAAAGCAAAGGCTACGGGTTTATCGTTGAGGATGATTCCAATCGTGACATTTTTGTCCACATTACGGGTCTCAATGGTATCACCATCCGCGAAAAGGACCGGGTGCAGTTCGAAGTTGTTGATGGCAAAAAAGGCCTCAACGCTGTAAAAGTGAAAAAAATTGAGTCAGATTATTAAACCTTCTCCTCTGACCACGGAATAACAAACCCCGCCCAATATCTGAGCGGGGTTTTTCAATGAGTCCTTTTGCTGAGAAGCGTGCCACGGTTCTTAATCGAACTCATAAAAACCGTGGCACGCTTCTCAGCAAAAGGCTTATCTATAACTCTGGTAGTGCCGGTTTGCCCTTATTGCCCCGTCCAACTACGAACGTCGGCGATATTGGGCATCGGAACTTCCAGTTTGAGCTTTTTGCGTACACCCCCCAAATCGTTAAAGAGTTTATTGGGGTTAGCGGTGCGGAGTTGCTCAACGGTCAGAAAACCAAGCTTTTGCACAGCTGGTATCCATTCTGCCGGAACGCCAGCCGCCACAAAGTCACTCTCATCCGATTGCTCCAGTTTCTTTTCGGGGCGCATCTGTGGGAAAAAGAGTACGTCCTGAATGGAGGGTTGGTTGGTCATGATCATCGTTAGCCGATCGATGCCCAGGCCAACGCCCGCCGTTGGCGGCATTCCGTATTCAAGAGCCCGCAGAAAATCTTCGTCCAGTGCCATTGCCTCCTCATCGCCCCGTTCGGCCAGCCGCAGTTGCTCTTCGAAGCGTTCGCGCTGATCAAGCGGGTCGTTTAGCTCAGAATAGGCGTTGGCAATCTCTTTCCCATTACAGATAGCTTCGAAACGTTCGACCAGTCCTGGCTTGCTCCGGTGCTTTTTGGTAAGGGGCGACATTTCAACCGGGTAGTCGGTAATGAATGTCGGCTGAATCAGATTGGGTTCGCAGGCGTCACCAAAGAGTTCATCGATCAATTTCGATTTGCCCATTGTGCTGTCGACCTTGATTCCGCGACCTTCGGCTACCTGCCGGAGTTCCGCTTCTTCCATGTCCGACACGTCAACACCCGTATATTCCTGAATGGCTTCGAACATAGTCAGGCGTTTCCAGGGGCGTTT comes from Spirosoma aureum and encodes:
- a CDS encoding MlaD family protein is translated as MKISKEVKVGLLAVISLMMLYFGFEFLKGSDFFSTTRKYQVIYDNIDGLTASNPVRINGLSVGQVKRIEILQEQGNKLLVTLELRNDIRVTKGSKAILADDGLLGGKNIMLSINPGAPEIEDGGKLVAAKESGLSSLIREKTLPVLNNVDSLTYQLNRVVAQFDQTGVVLNQTLKSANAAVGALGLTVAENRAGLQATLANVNRLSASLIETEKQLKPILAKADTFADSLQGLQLKQTLVSVNKTIENLQHILGDITSGRGSLGKLTSDEALYSNVNKTTASLEKLLTDLRENPKRYVHFSLFGRKDKAITTPTGSTTITTSTVVPTPADSTTK
- a CDS encoding N-acetylmuramoyl-L-alanine amidase family protein produces the protein MTTLLLVALPLLALTVLPAPTALMQDLNQDTARRAGTQEPEVSANAPNQVRTIVLDAGHGGKDPGTHGRYAKEKTINLNLILQLGRKIKDKYPNVRVIYTRTSDHFVDLYERGAIANRNRADLFISIHCNASPSSSRVYGTETYTLGLHRTQSNLDVARRENAVILQEKNYQQTYKGFNPNSPLATIMLANYQHAFIASSINFAEKLERSFRQNASRKSNGVKQAGFIVLWKTTMPSVLIESGYLTNPDEEDYLRSEEGQEEITTAICKAFAQYKQEIEAEG
- a CDS encoding putative LPS assembly protein LptD, with the protein product MANIIFLIKLKKGHFILRSPLIRVVICFLWTVLSFSALGQSQPTLKRSVKDTIPTGPAATKRKLVSPSVKSTRPLAATTTTDAIKASNLNRALNPPSAVLNRLGAGLSRSASTQATKPQANTSSSNPINRATRSTKLVRDTLKGRQPNRVAVKKDSLRSRSIKTTPAVRSQSVGSQQVIPPVTTSVQRPADTPTVGPTGSTPAARSSANNPTSVSPTSTTTTPASKTAIATIPRSQTVPVGKTQIRPGIVSPNIVRPQSNTVIAPDSARIAAGDTAKADSLKSADSFATTVKYQAKDSTIYAADGQTVELFGEASVIYGDISLKAEYIRLNYITNEVYAKGRYDSTSKKWIGRPVFQDGEGKYDTKEIRYNFKSKKGKIQGVITQQGEGNVRGQNVKKDAEDNLYIGKAIYTTCNLETPHFHINASKLKVVHNKQVVAGPFNLVINQIPLPLGLPFGFFPFPKKKDIGVSGILVPTYGEEPNGRGYYLRDGGYYWAVSENLGLQFKGQIYSRGSWGLGVASAYNKRYRYSGSVNLAFNRNRSGDRVDTSQTPRNDFSFTWSHSPVPRGRGSFSANVNVSSNSYNQFNSGTGSNAYISNVAGSSVQYSRQFGQYARAGANIRVNQQFGQVNPQTLIRENGKTDVSSDFNFGINQIAPFALKGGTGRWYESFRVGLDVSGSIGISNTIRTQVDTSGLGFPVVTDLRTISSVQRALDSIARATAIRNGVPEPDPNLIAFNMQNLNRIWQNRTIQANYSIPISLPNFKLLRYINLTPGFSLQGSIYTKKLKYTYLGYQNTVAIDPATGLYLSDRNKVRIDTMRGFFPSYNFSANVSMNTRFYGTYFIRGKRIEAIRHTVAPSISFSYVPDFTNPSFGQFQVLSGEGSLASLPEYRRTLSVFRGLGGSGSSSSTESAFITFGIVNQLEMKVRTRGDSAGQDFKKIPIFDNISINGSYNLLAPDYKLSPISISANTQIFKNVSFNFSSTFDPYASRPYGGTAYYALLAATSGSTAIPPDTYSQLLLRTIGYSDQQFARVPNLYAFQDGQGLARLTNLQAYVSTRLAPKQADKKKTSPNATDATLKSINNNPELYVDFTIPWSLNISYTFGLTKLTPEISQVIQALTLTGDLSLTPKWKITFNTGYDFQFNSPTLTTIGINRDLHCWEMAFNWTPYSGSNIRSGNYSFDLRVRSAILQELKLSRRRSFYDTGGFR
- a CDS encoding bifunctional 3,4-dihydroxy-2-butanone-4-phosphate synthase/GTP cyclohydrolase II, whose protein sequence is MSNNNTNITGTESGNQPELDAIRLDRIEDAIADIKAGKIVLVVDDEDRENEGDMICAAEMITPEMVNFMVREGRGLMCAPLTQERCDELGLDMMVTSNTSVHTTPFTVSVDLLGNGCTTGISASDRAKTIRALVDPATTPEDLGRPGHIFPLRSAEGGVIRRAGHTEAAIDLARLAGLAPAGVLIEVLNEDGTMARLPQLRVMADRFGMKLVSIQDLIEYRLRTETLIRREIGVDMPTEWGHFDLIAYKQSNTGDTHLALVKGTWEPNEPVLVRVHSSCVTGDIFGSCRCDCGQQLHAAMEMVEAEGKGVVVYMFQEGRGIGLLNKLKAYKLQEMGRDTVEANLELGLPMDSRDYGVGAQILRDLGIRKLRLISNNPKKRAGLMGYGLEIVDTVPIEIPSNPYNERYLRTKRDKMGHTIMNEPINEEQ
- a CDS encoding T9SS type B sorting domain-containing protein, with the translated sequence MRILRMWPIEIGVKARWLSAFWTGLFLVIGLVAQAQDPNNNYCVDRKGTAEGGFTLEKDRICLGETVRITAVQPNVVNAGYNYEYSGKGIPLTPTNLVTYSGYTKPGSYTIIQVGSAGSGSIACKVVTVLAVDPVKFTVKLCSGRKAVIVPDQATLGQYDKYEVYWGDGVREQKTRAEMAAQPTHTYTGAGSSYTVTVQGLYNAPVACQPPVESALIRPVSTPSAPIINELTVKSDNSISLKYQSDATIPVQLLQKDASGIFTASGQTGTGSGTFTVQTDAKQVQCFQLQYQDACDNSVGIKSEQVCSLVLEAKAGNKQNDLSWQAYAGSTSASNTFRAYRIYKGSGQAGTVPNRTTTAYTDNNKIECGVQYCYSLEATVGQTIIKSAQACVTGTNTEKPGNFGDILVTVQNNHPFLIAALPTTNTSTSYTMTISRASSPSGPFQVVGTTSKNTFTDESADASAGSYCYQLTYQNNCGQVSAPSETVCSVFLSSQSPTGLDWTTGSPFSPGNVASYSLEVVDSVNNISKTIILGGNTHYEPDPNDPNLQSQQYRVVAQSADGVISYSNFFTLRRDPKIFAPDAFTPNGDGVNDTFLIRGTFFDKFRLTIFSRWGEVIFTTTDRNQGWDGTINGQPANAGQYMYRVEVIDFTDQKTVRNGALLLVR
- a CDS encoding YbaB/EbfC family nucleoid-associated protein gives rise to the protein MMDMFGKMKEVQSRMQDAQQSLSAVTETGESGAGLVKVTVNGLKNVLKIEIDPDLIKSPAEDREMLQDLIVAATNKAMANVEVKAREHLRKATEGLLPNIPGLNLDGLMG